One Methylobacterium oryzae DNA window includes the following coding sequences:
- the nadA gene encoding quinolinate synthase NadA, with amino-acid sequence MAATVAPVSRTTIPGLPLPDLYARVSRHVPAIEWPALAPDIEAILRLKRERNAVILAHNYQAPEIFHTVADIVGDSLALAREAVNVNADVIVLAGVHFMAETAKLLNPSKTVLIPDMGAGCSLADSITAADVRGLRAKYPGVPIVTYVNTSAAVKAESDLCCTSGNAVAVVRSLNAPRVLMIPDEFLAQNVQAEIPEVEILTWAGHCEVHERFTPADIRDVRDSYPGVTVIAHPECPPDVVAESDFSGSTAMMMDFVVEKRPKQVVLVTECSMADNIAAQNPDIEFIKPCNMCPHMKRMSLRNIRRSLETMTYEVTVDPALADRARAAVERMLEVRTR; translated from the coding sequence ATGGCGGCGACCGTTGCACCCGTCTCCCGCACGACGATCCCGGGGCTGCCCCTTCCGGATCTCTACGCCCGCGTCAGCCGGCACGTCCCCGCGATCGAGTGGCCGGCGCTCGCCCCCGACATCGAGGCAATCCTGCGCCTGAAGCGCGAGCGCAACGCCGTCATCCTGGCGCACAATTACCAGGCGCCGGAGATCTTCCACACGGTGGCCGACATCGTGGGTGACAGCCTCGCGCTGGCCCGCGAGGCGGTGAACGTGAACGCCGACGTGATCGTGCTGGCGGGCGTCCACTTCATGGCCGAGACGGCCAAGCTCCTGAACCCGAGCAAGACCGTGCTCATCCCCGACATGGGCGCCGGCTGCTCGCTGGCCGATTCGATCACCGCCGCAGACGTGCGCGGCCTGCGCGCCAAATACCCGGGCGTGCCGATCGTGACCTACGTGAACACCTCGGCGGCCGTGAAAGCCGAGTCCGACCTGTGCTGCACCTCCGGCAACGCCGTCGCGGTGGTCAGGTCGCTGAACGCCCCCCGCGTCCTCATGATCCCCGACGAGTTCCTCGCGCAGAACGTCCAGGCCGAGATCCCGGAGGTCGAGATCCTGACCTGGGCCGGCCACTGCGAGGTGCACGAGCGCTTCACCCCGGCCGACATCCGCGACGTCCGCGACAGCTATCCCGGGGTGACCGTGATCGCGCACCCGGAATGCCCGCCGGACGTGGTGGCCGAATCGGACTTCTCGGGCTCCACCGCGATGATGATGGACTTCGTCGTCGAGAAGCGGCCGAAGCAGGTAGTACTCGTCACCGAGTGCTCCATGGCGGACAACATCGCGGCGCAGAACCCGGACATCGAGTTCATCAAGCCCTGCAACATGTGCCCGCACATGAAGCGGATGAGCCTGCGCAACATCCGGCGGTCGCTCGAGACGATGACCTACGAGGTCACGGTCGACCCGGCGCTCGCCGACCGCGCCCGGGCCGCGGTCGAGCGCATGCTCGAGGTGCGCACACGATGA
- a CDS encoding L-aspartate oxidase, giving the protein MNAISPNSADRVVVVGGGVAGLSVALRLAPRPVTLVTASALGLGTATGWAQGGIAAAVGADDAAALHAADTEAAGAGLTEPDVALRVAAEGPALIDWLVRIGVPFDRTDDGALALGLEAAHGRRRIVRSGGDATGARVLEGLVRAVLSAPSVEVVTARACDLLRDTRGAVAGIVAERDGALFRIPARAVVLATGGVGALYAATTNPPGAVGRGLALAARAGAVMRDMEFVQFHPTAIAAGADPMPLATEALRGEGARLIDETGAAVMAGIAGGDLAPRDVVARGIFQALQRGRTVYLDARGALGAAMPTRFPTVAGLCAAAGIDPAVQPIPVRPAAHYHMGGVKVDAYGATSVPGLYACGEVSSTGLHGANRLASNSLLEGLAYARFIADGLDAPPPAAIVPEAVSVRAAGDLPAIRALMERRVGVVRDAAGLEEAVAVLEAGAETCDAALVALLIARGALARRESRGAHWRSDFPHLAPAAHTEATLADLIAATPSAEEALTP; this is encoded by the coding sequence ATGAACGCGATCTCCCCGAACAGCGCCGACCGCGTCGTCGTGGTCGGCGGCGGCGTCGCGGGCCTCAGCGTCGCGCTGCGCCTCGCGCCCCGCCCGGTGACGCTGGTCACGGCCTCGGCCCTCGGCCTCGGCACCGCCACCGGCTGGGCCCAGGGCGGCATCGCCGCCGCGGTCGGCGCCGACGACGCGGCGGCGCTCCACGCCGCCGACACGGAGGCCGCCGGCGCCGGGCTCACCGAGCCCGACGTGGCGCTCCGGGTCGCCGCGGAGGGCCCCGCGCTGATCGACTGGCTCGTGCGGATCGGCGTCCCGTTCGACCGCACCGACGACGGCGCGCTGGCCCTCGGGCTCGAGGCGGCCCACGGCCGCCGCCGCATCGTCCGCTCCGGCGGCGACGCCACCGGCGCCCGCGTCCTCGAAGGGCTCGTGCGGGCCGTGCTGTCGGCGCCGTCCGTGGAGGTCGTCACGGCGCGGGCCTGCGACCTGCTCCGGGACACGCGCGGGGCGGTGGCCGGCATCGTGGCCGAGCGCGACGGCGCGCTGTTCCGCATCCCGGCCCGCGCGGTGGTGCTCGCCACCGGCGGTGTCGGCGCCCTCTACGCGGCGACCACCAACCCGCCGGGCGCCGTCGGCCGCGGGCTGGCGCTCGCCGCCCGGGCCGGCGCGGTGATGCGCGACATGGAGTTCGTGCAGTTCCACCCGACCGCCATCGCGGCCGGCGCCGACCCGATGCCGCTCGCGACCGAAGCTCTGCGCGGCGAGGGCGCCCGCCTCATCGACGAGACCGGCGCCGCCGTGATGGCCGGCATCGCGGGCGGCGACCTCGCGCCGCGCGACGTGGTCGCCCGCGGCATCTTCCAGGCGCTGCAGCGGGGCCGCACGGTCTATCTCGACGCCCGCGGCGCGCTCGGCGCCGCGATGCCGACGCGCTTCCCGACCGTGGCGGGGCTCTGCGCCGCCGCCGGCATCGACCCCGCCGTGCAGCCGATCCCGGTCCGCCCGGCGGCGCACTACCACATGGGCGGCGTGAAGGTGGACGCGTACGGCGCAACCTCGGTGCCGGGCCTCTACGCCTGCGGCGAGGTCTCCTCGACGGGCCTCCACGGCGCCAACCGCCTTGCCAGCAACTCCCTGCTGGAGGGCCTCGCCTACGCGCGCTTCATCGCCGACGGGCTCGATGCGCCGCCGCCCGCCGCGATCGTGCCCGAGGCCGTGTCTGTCCGTGCCGCCGGCGACCTGCCGGCGATCCGCGCGCTGATGGAGCGCAGGGTCGGCGTCGTGCGCGACGCCGCCGGCCTCGAGGAAGCCGTCGCCGTCCTCGAGGCGGGGGCTGAGACCTGCGACGCCGCCCTCGTGGCGCTGCTCATCGCCCGCGGCGCGCTCGCCCGCCGGGAGAGCCGCGGCGCCCACTGGCGCAGCGACTTCCCCCATCTCGCCCCGGCCGCGCACACCGAGGCGACGCTGGCCGACCTGATCGCCGCGACCCCGTCCGCCGAGGAGGCGCTGACGCCATGA